The following are encoded together in the Syngnathus scovelli strain Florida chromosome 12, RoL_Ssco_1.2, whole genome shotgun sequence genome:
- the LOC125978312 gene encoding inhibitor of nuclear factor kappa-B kinase subunit alpha produces the protein MERASIKQNQLCGPWEMKQRLGMGGFGHVYLYQNHKSGEKLAVKLCRLELSFKNKERWGREIQIMKKLNHVNVVQASEVPEELSLIALNDLPLLAMEYCSGGDLRKVLSKPENCCGLKESEVLSLLRDIGCGIEYLHENKIIHRDLKPENIVLQEINGKLVHKIIDLGYAKDLDQGSVCTSFVGTLQYLAPELFESKPYTVTVDYWSFGTVIFECTCGFRPFLHHMQPVQWTSQVKNKGAKDIMAVEDMNGEVRFSTHLPYPNNLSRPLLAPVENLLQMLLLWDPAARGGGLDPVTKKANCYKALQNILNMKVIHVLDMTSAQMHSLILEAEESLHSLQLRLETYTQTHISPLNQELLLETGISLDPRRPPAHCLPDGLRGWDTFIVFLFDKSLSKYSGPLTARPLPESVNFIVRETKTQLPLTTLRKVWGEAVSYICGLKEDYTRLYQGQRAAMLSLLRYNTNLTRYKNLLFSQSQQLQAKLAFFKTSIQHDLEQYAKQRHAGISSEKMLRTWHENEAKADGFSKVADVGYLDEEIVALHSEIVELQRSPFLRRQGDSMEQLEGKAIELYKQLKAKCKSPDLPHGYSDSSGMVKAILQMVQNQDRVLKDLYTHLSTILVCKQRIVDLFPKLEKAVESIKTAEAAVTQMQTKRQKEFWYLLKIACAQNDSQICVQPSTDGETVSQLLDDNCHYLNKLTSLLQDVSLEREQSMMDQDWSWIPNDAAKPNQKSLSDQPGTQ, from the exons ATGGAGCGGGCCTCCATCAAGCAGAACCAGTTGTGTGGCCCATGGGAGATGAAGCAGAGGCTTGGGATGGGAGGTTTTGGGCATGTCTACCTGTACCAGAATCAT AAGTCGGGAGAGAAGTTAGCTGTGAAACTCTGTCGCCTCGAACTGAGCTTCAAGAACAAGGAACGCTGGGGAAGAGAGATTCAGATCATGAAGAA GTTGAACCACGTGAATGTTGTTCAGGCCAGCGAAGTTCCAGAAGAATTGAGCTTGATTGCTCTGAATGACCTACCGCTGCTAGCCATGGAGTACTGTTCTGGAGGAGACCTACGCAAA GTTCTCAGTAAACCAGAAAATTGTTGTGGGTTGAAGGAGAGTGAAGTGCTCTCCCTACTCCGTGACATcg GATGCGGCATTGAGTACCTTCATGAAAATAAGATTATACACAGAGACCTCAAGCCTGAGAATATAGTTCTGCAAGAGATTAATGGCAAG CTTGTCCATAAAATTATAGATCTTGGTTATGCAAAAGATCTCGACCAAGGCAGCGTCTGTACGTCCTTCGTCGGAACCCTCCAGTATCTC GCTCCGGAGCTGTTTGAAAGTAAACCTTACACGGTAACTGTGGACTACTGGAGTTTTGGAACAGTCATTTTTGAATGCACGTGTGGTTTTCGCCCGTTTTTACACCATATGCAGCCCGTACAGTG GACAAGTCAGGTTAAGAATAAAGGTGCTAAGGACATCATGGCGGTGGAGGACATGAATGGAGAAGTTCGATTTTCAACCCATCTTCCATATCCCAACAATCTCAGCAG GCCGTTGTTAGCGCCAGTGGAGAATTTGCTGCAGATGTTGTTACTGTGGGACCCGGCAGCCCGTGGCGGGGGGTTGGATCCTGTTACGAAAAAGGCAAACTGTTACAAGGCTCTCCAGAATATCCTCAACATGAAG GTGATCCATGTGTTAGATATGACGTCAGCCCAGATGCACTCTTTGATCCTGGAGGCCGAAGAGAGTTTACACTCCTTGCAGCTTCGTCTGGAGacgtacacacagacacatatcTCCCCCCTAAATCAAGAATTGCTGTTAGAGACTGGAATCTCCCTGGACCCACGCAGACCTCCTGCACATTGTTTACCGGATGGTTTG AGAGGCTGGGACACCTTCATTGTCTTCCTGTTTGATAAGAGCCTATCCAAGTACTCAGGACCCCTCACTGCCAGACCCTTGCCTGAGAGTGTCAACTTTATAG TCAGAGAGACAAAGACGCAGCTCCCACTGACCACATTGAGGAAGGTATGGGGAGAAGCAGTCAGCTACATTTGTGGACTAAAAGAGGACTACACCCGCCTGTACCAGGGACAAAGGGCTGCTAT GTTGAGTCTGCTGCGTTATAACACCAACTTAACACGCTACAAGAACCTGCTCTTCTCCCAGTCACAGCAGCTGCAAGCCAAGCTGGCTTTCTTTAAAACCAGCATCCAGCATGACTTGGAGCAATACGCCAAGCAGAGACACGCAGGCATCT CTTCAGAGAAGATGCTTAGGACGTGGCATGAAAATGAAGCAAAGGCCGATGGCTTTTCTAAG GTTGCTGATGTTGGATATCTGGATGAAGAGATAGTCGCGCTTCATTCTGAAATTGTGGAATTGCAGCGGAGTCCATTTTTGAGGAGACAAGGAGACTCGATGGAGCAACT CGAGGGTAAAGCTATTGAACTCTACAAGCAACTAAAagctaaatgcaaaa GCCCCGACCTACCACATGGTTACAGTGACAGCTCTGGCATGGTGAAGGCCATCTTGCAGATGGTTCAGAACCAAGACCGAGTGCTGAAAGACTTGTACACTCACCTCAG TACAATTCTGGTATGTAAGCAACGCATCGTTGATTTGTTCCCAAAGTTGGAGAAGGCAGTTGAGAGCATAAAAACGGCAGAGGCAGCCGTAACGCAAATGCAAACTAAGCGCCAGAAAGAGTTCTGGTACCTTCTGAAGATTGCCTGT GCCCAAAACGATTCACAGATTTGTGTTCAGCCATCCACTGATGG agAAACTGTATCTCAATTATTGGACGACAACTGCCATTATCTAAATAAGCTCACTTCTTTGCTGCAAGATGTCAGCCTTGAGAGAGAGCAAAGCATGATG GATCAAGACTGGAGTTGGATCCCTAATGATGCAGCAAAACCCAACCAAAAGTCTTTGAGCGACCAACCAGGAACTCAATGA
- the LOC125978313 gene encoding salivary plasminogen activator gamma — protein sequence MFAGPGIKLLPASAVINGRDAGDISTQTQQKDKTCGERVNKNLHQDLFHSLATESPCPDDNSTKAEVKMNFLVILSMIAVVSIEVAFSKKWRKSTGHTRSHQVDVSEECCSGDCSNYRGIISKTTNGHRCLNWKMFRNPWGASSGIGNHRYCRNPDQSPKPWCRVKRGKRVVREFCDIPNCSAVALDTELTCGETSKQRMHKIVGGSFVTARSQPWIAAIYNRRKFFCGGSLIAPCWVLTASHCFSDGKGTNVQRLSVFLGKSGINETDAVNEQEFTVEKIILHQAFNETNYNNDIALLKIKSKDGRCAVRSKSVRTVCLPPPDIQLPVGFQCVVAGFGKQSSGAIHFSQYLKEARVNRLSQSHCEKNSIYANMLTDNMFCAAGPNWSVDSCQGDSGGPLVCEAAGRLFQFGIVSWGIGCAVKHNPGVYTQITKYNKWIAEKTNLPQYTEGVMYPKK from the exons ATGTTTGCTGGGCCTGGCATTAAACTCCTCCCAGCTTCAGCAGTGATAAATGGAAGGGATGCAGGGGACATCAGCACTCAAACGCAACAAAAAGACAAGACGTGTGGAGAAAGAGTGAACAAGAATCTTCATCAGGATCTTTTCCACAGTCTTGCAACAGAAAG CCCGTGTCCAGACGACAATAGCACAAAAGCAGAAGTAAAGATGAACTTCTTAGTCATCCTGTCGATGATTGCCGTTGTCAGTATTGAAGTT GCATTTTCAAAGAAGTGGCGTAAGTCGACAGGACATACACGCTCTCATCAAG ttgaTGTTTCAGAGGAGTGTTGTTCAGGGGATTGcagcaattacaggggaattatTTCCAAAACAACAAATGGGCATCGCTGTCTTAATTGGAAAATGTTCAGAAACCCCTGGGGTGCCTCATCTGGAATCGGGAATCATAGATACTGCAG GAATCCTGACCAGAGCCCGAAGCCATGGTGTCGTGTCAAAAGAGGAAAGAGAGTCGTGAGGGAATTCTGTGACATTCCCAACT GTTCCGCCGTTGCTTTGGATACAG AACTGACATGTGGCGAGACGTCCAAGCAGAGGATGCACAAAATTGTGGGTGGTTCGTTCGTAACCGCGAGGTCACAGCCGTGGATCGCCGCCATTTATAACCGGCGCAAGTTCTTTTGCGGAGGCTCACTCATTGCTCCATGCTGGGTGCTCACAGCTTCGCATTGCTTCTCTGACGG TAAAGGGACCAACGTCCAGCGATTGTCTGTCTTCCTGGGTAAGAGTGGCATCAATGAAACGGATGCGGTCAACGAACAGGAATTTACTGTGGAAAAAATCATCCTCCACCAAGCATTCAACGAGACCAACTACAACAATGACATAG CCCTGTTGAAGATCAAAAGCAAAGATGGACGATGTGCTGTGCGATCCAAATCTGTTCGCACGGTTTGTCTTCCTCCACCTGACATTCAACTTCCCGTTGGCTTTCAGTGCGTCGTCGCAGGATTTGGCAAGCAGAGTTCTG GGGCGATACACTTCTCTCAGTACTTGAAGGAGGCCCGTGTGAATCGTCTCTCCCAGTCTCACTGTGAAAAGAATTCCATTTATGCAAATATGCTCACTGACAACATGTTCTGTGCTGCGGGACCCAACTGGAGCGTGGATTCCTGCCAG GGCGACTCTGGTGGTCCACTGGTGTGTGAAGCCGCTGGTCGGCTTTTTCAGTTCGGAATTGTGAGCTGGGGCATTGGCTGCGCTGTGAAACACAATCCAGGGGTTTACACTCAGATCACCAAATATAACAAATGGATTGCAGAGAAAACAAACCTACCACAGTATACTGAAGGTGTCAtgtacccaaaaaaataa
- the erlin1 gene encoding erlin-1 isoform X1, whose protein sequence is MNARRGESPVRMTPHVGAVFAAIAGVTAVLLHSSIHKIEEGHLAVYYRGGALLTGPNGPGYHIMLPFITTFRSVQTTLQTDEIKNVPCGTSGGVMIYFDRIEVVNMLVSTAVVDIVRNYTADYDKTLIFNKIHHELNQFCSVHTLQEVYIELFDIIDENLKTALQKDLNVMAPGLTIQAVRVTKPKIPESIRRNFELMEAEKTRLMITAQTQKVVEKEAETERKKAIIEAQKVAQVAEIHFQQKVMEKETEKRISEIEDAAFLARERAKADAEYYTAEKFAEANQLKLTPEYLELMKYQAIATNSKIYFGQDIPNMFVDGNLGTPKAENNHKAPKRDSRIASVDL, encoded by the exons ATGAACGCCAGGAGAG GTGAGAGCCCAGTGAGGATGACGCCACATGTCGGGGCTGTTTTTGCAGCAATTGCAGGGGTGACGGCTGTCCTGCTGCACTCCTCCATTCACAAAATAGAGGAAGGCCACCTTGCTGTCTACTACAG GGGTGGAGCTTTGCTGACAGGTCCCAATGGTCCGGGATATCATATCATGCTGCCTTTCATTACCACATTCAGATCAGTTCAG ACGACATTGCAGACTGATGAGATCAAGAATGTACCTTGTGGAACAAG TGGCGGGGTGATGATCTATTTTGACCGAATAGAGGTTGTCAATATGCTGGTCTCCACCGCAG TGGTGGACATAGTGAGGAACTACACGGCCGACTATGACAAAACTCTCATTTTCAACAAAATTCACCACGAGCTAAACCAGTTCTGCAGCGTGCACACACTACAGGAGGTCTACATAGAGCTCTTTG ATATTATTGACGAAAACCTGAAGACTGCTTTGCAGAAAGATCTTAATGTGATGGCCCCTGGACTTACCATACAG GCTGTCCGCGTAACCAAGCCAAAGATCCCCGAGTCTATCAGGCGAAACTTTGAACTCAT GGAAGCAGAGAAAACTCGTCTCATGATTACGGCTCAGACACAGAAGGTGGTGGAAAAGGAGGCGGAGACTGAGAGGAAAAAAGCCATTATCG AGGCTCAAAAAGTGGCTCAGGTAGCCGAGATCCATTTCCAGCAGAAAGTGATGGAGAAAGAGACAGAAAAGAGGATCTCTGAAATCGAGG ATGCCGCCTTTCTGGCCAGGGAGAGGGCCAAGGCAGATGCAGAATACTACACGGCTGAGAAGTTTGCTGAAGCAAACCAG CTGAAGTTAACCCCTGAGTACCTGGAGCTGATGAAGTACCAGGCTATAGCGACTAATAGCAAGATTTACTTCGGCCAGGACATCCCCAACATGTTTGTGGATGGAAACCTCGGCACACCCAAAGCCGAAAACAATCACAAGGCACCCAAGCGGGACTCGCGGATAGCTTCCGTTGATTTGTAA
- the erlin1 gene encoding erlin-1 isoform X2, whose product MTPHVGAVFAAIAGVTAVLLHSSIHKIEEGHLAVYYRGGALLTGPNGPGYHIMLPFITTFRSVQTTLQTDEIKNVPCGTSGGVMIYFDRIEVVNMLVSTAVVDIVRNYTADYDKTLIFNKIHHELNQFCSVHTLQEVYIELFDIIDENLKTALQKDLNVMAPGLTIQAVRVTKPKIPESIRRNFELMEAEKTRLMITAQTQKVVEKEAETERKKAIIEAQKVAQVAEIHFQQKVMEKETEKRISEIEDAAFLARERAKADAEYYTAEKFAEANQLKLTPEYLELMKYQAIATNSKIYFGQDIPNMFVDGNLGTPKAENNHKAPKRDSRIASVDL is encoded by the exons ATGACGCCACATGTCGGGGCTGTTTTTGCAGCAATTGCAGGGGTGACGGCTGTCCTGCTGCACTCCTCCATTCACAAAATAGAGGAAGGCCACCTTGCTGTCTACTACAG GGGTGGAGCTTTGCTGACAGGTCCCAATGGTCCGGGATATCATATCATGCTGCCTTTCATTACCACATTCAGATCAGTTCAG ACGACATTGCAGACTGATGAGATCAAGAATGTACCTTGTGGAACAAG TGGCGGGGTGATGATCTATTTTGACCGAATAGAGGTTGTCAATATGCTGGTCTCCACCGCAG TGGTGGACATAGTGAGGAACTACACGGCCGACTATGACAAAACTCTCATTTTCAACAAAATTCACCACGAGCTAAACCAGTTCTGCAGCGTGCACACACTACAGGAGGTCTACATAGAGCTCTTTG ATATTATTGACGAAAACCTGAAGACTGCTTTGCAGAAAGATCTTAATGTGATGGCCCCTGGACTTACCATACAG GCTGTCCGCGTAACCAAGCCAAAGATCCCCGAGTCTATCAGGCGAAACTTTGAACTCAT GGAAGCAGAGAAAACTCGTCTCATGATTACGGCTCAGACACAGAAGGTGGTGGAAAAGGAGGCGGAGACTGAGAGGAAAAAAGCCATTATCG AGGCTCAAAAAGTGGCTCAGGTAGCCGAGATCCATTTCCAGCAGAAAGTGATGGAGAAAGAGACAGAAAAGAGGATCTCTGAAATCGAGG ATGCCGCCTTTCTGGCCAGGGAGAGGGCCAAGGCAGATGCAGAATACTACACGGCTGAGAAGTTTGCTGAAGCAAACCAG CTGAAGTTAACCCCTGAGTACCTGGAGCTGATGAAGTACCAGGCTATAGCGACTAATAGCAAGATTTACTTCGGCCAGGACATCCCCAACATGTTTGTGGATGGAAACCTCGGCACACCCAAAGCCGAAAACAATCACAAGGCACCCAAGCGGGACTCGCGGATAGCTTCCGTTGATTTGTAA